The region GCAGATATGAGATTGATTATGAACTTCTGGAAGAAATGGCAGGAAAGCCTGAAAATAAGCTGATTATATTCTGCAGCCCTCACAATCCGGTGGGCCGGGTGTGGACCAGGGACGAGCTTGAAAGGGTGGGACGCATCTGTATCGACAACCATGTGTTTATTGTCAGCGATGAGATTCATTGCGACTTAATCATGCCGGGATATGAGCACACGGTTATGGCGAATATTTCCAGCGAACTGGAGGCCCATACCATGACATGTATTGCACCCAGTAAGACCTTCAACCTGGCGGGCATGCAGTCCAGCTGTATATTCATACCGGACGAGGAAAAACGCGGCATTTATATGACGCAGCTGCTGTACACGGCACAGAGCAACCGTCTGAACGTGCTGGGCTATAAGAGTACCGAACTGGCCTACACCAGATGCGACGGGTGGCTTGAGGAATGTATCCAGCTTCTTGTCCGCAACAGGAAGGCTGTGGAGGATTTTATAGATAAGGAACTTCCGTGGGTTAAGGTAACACCTTTAGAGGGAACCTATCTCATGTGGCTGGACTGCCGGCAGCTGGGAATTGATTATAAGGAACTGGAGCGGATTAACGTGGAGGAGGCTTATTTCTTCACGGACGAGGGTTACATATTCGGCCCAGAAGGTGAAGGATTTGAGCGTATCAACATTGCCTGCCCTACAGAGGTACTGACGGATGCCTTAAAGCGCATGGCGGCAGCTTATAAAAAGCACATGAAGCTTTAGGAGGGATTATGGCGCGTTTACAGCAAGGGAACAGGATGCCGGATTTTAAATTTTGTGCGCCATATGCAGGGGAGGACTCTGTCAGAGGACTGATGGAGGACGGCGCATACAACAGGTTTGCTTTCATTTTCCTGCGCTACTATGGATGTACTTTGTGCCAGTACGACATGCACCGGTATACGGAAAAGTACAGTGAGATCACGGCCGGAGGCGGCAGTTTCTGCGTGGTGCTCCAATCGAGTCCGGAGACGGTACGGAGAGAGCTGGGAGAAAATGTGCTGCCATATACCGTGATTTGCGACCCGGAGCGCAGACTGTATGAGGCTCTGGAGATCCGGCCTGCCGCGGACAGCAGCCAGCTTATGGGCGGGGACACCCAGGCAAAGGCGGCAGAGGCCAGAAAATGGTTTACTCATAAGGAGTACGAGGGGGAGGAGCTTCAGATGCCCGCCGTGTTTGTGGTGGACCGGGAATTACGTCTGACATACGTGAGATATGGGGTAAACGCCGGGGACGTTCCGGGGCCGGAGGAGTTAAAGGAACTTCTGGAGATGAGAGCGGAAAGGGAGACGAGATAGGGAAAATGTATTTGGGAGGGAACTATGGCTGAGAGACAAGAGAGCAGACTGAAACGGAATTTGACCTTTTGGAACCTGATGGGAGTGGCAATCGGGCAGATTATAGGAGCGGGTATCATGACCATGACCGGAACCGCAATCGGCATGACGGGTACGGGAGTAGCTCTGGCCTTTATGATATCGCCGGTGCTGACGCTGATAACCGACTTTCCGCAGGGGATACTGAGCAGTTGCGCGCCTGCGGTGGGCGGTCCTTATAAGTATGTGTCCAGACTTCTGGACAAGCGGTTCGGATTTTTGTATATTGTATTATTTATTATATCCAGCAGTACGTTGTCACTGTACGCGCTGTCCTTTGCTTCTTATTTTGTAAGCCTGTTTACCGGGATGAGCCAGATTTTCATAGCGGCTGTTATACTGACCGTGCTGTTTGTGGTCAATATCATCGGAACAAAGCAGGCCGCGGTGGTGAATACCATTATATGTGCTGTTATGACAGGCGCAATCCTGGCTTTTGCGGCCTTTGGGCTGCCTAAGGCGGACTTTCCATATATATTCCAGACTGGACATCTGTTTTATAAGGGGATTCCAAATTTCATGGCAGCCCTGGCACTTTTAAGCTTTGCCACAGGCGGTGCTTCCGTTATCTGCCAGCTGGGCGGAGAGGCCGAGAATCCGGGCAGGGATATCCCGCTTGTCATGATTATATCCACAGTTCTGGTGGGCATTATGTATGTTCTGGTGGCCCTGGTGGCGGTAGGAGTATTTCCTATTGATAAGGTAGCGGACCAGAACCTGACCATCGTGGCCTTTGAGGTGCTTCCAAGGCCGGTGTATTACGTGTTTGTGATTGGGGCAGCGCTGGGAGCAACGTCGTCTACGCTGAATGCCCAGCTCTCCTGGGTGACAAAGCCACTGATTGTGGCCTGCGAGGACGGACTTCTGCCCCAATCTCTGGCAACTGTCACGGAGCGCGGCGTGGCGTGGAAGATATTGACGGTTTTTTATGTGCTGGGCATGGGGCCCATACTGACCGGCTTTGACCTGGGTTTTATCTCCAAGCTGAGCACCTCGGTATCCCTGCTGCAAAAGGTACTGGTGCTGGCATCCCTGTGGTTCCTGGCCTCAAAGTACCCCCAGTGTGCGGGCAGGACAAAGCTTAAGATTCCGGTATCACTGTACAAGCCCTGGTCTGTATTCGGAGCAGTCACCGCAGTGGTGCTGGCATCATCCCTGCTGGCGTCCATGCCGAAACAGTCTGTCGCTTTGCTGCTGGGCCTGCTGGCCGTGTCATGGGTTTATGCCTGCGCCGGCCTGAAAAAGAAAGAGATTCCCCAGGATTTGGATGTGGACTACATAGGGGGAGATCAGAAGAAAAAAGAACCTGAAAAATAAGCAGCAGTCAAGGCAGCTGCCATGGTAGGATTATATCATGGCAGCTGTAATAATGTGTATGGGAGAATAAGAAATGAATATATTAATAATGAAGCTCTGTCTGGTGTTTGCTGTAATTATTGCCATCCTCTGGATGAAGCGGCCTTTGTTCTGGGCTATCTCAGGCGGCCTGGCCGCTGCCCTCATTCTGTACGGAGTCCATGTATCCGACGCCCTTTCCATCATGGGAAGATCCCTGGTCAGCAGGGACACGGTTACGGTGGTCTTAAGCTTTTACTTTATCACCTTTCAGCAGCGCATGCTGGAACGCAGGAACCGCCTAAAGCAGGCAGAACAGTCCTTAAACTGGCTGTTTAACAACCGCCGGGTAAATGCGTCCGCGGCACCTGCGGTCATCGGCCTGCTTCCCTCTGCAGGGGCCATGACAATCTGTGCGGAGATTGTCAGATCCTCATGTCAGGATTACCTGAGCAATGAGGACATGACCTGTGTCACCAGTTTTTACCGCCATATACCGGAGAGCTTTCTGCCCACCTACTCCTCCATATTGATAGCGCTGGCTGTGTCCGGCGTGGGAGCGGGGGAATTCGTTCCTGCCATGCTGCCCCTGGTGGCGGCCCTGTTTTTTATCGGTCACATCTTTTATCTCAGGAAGGTGCCCAGGTCCACGGGGCAGAAGCCGGAGGGAGGCAGGAAAAAGGCGGCAGCCATGCTGTTTAAGAGTCTGTGGTCCATCCTGTTGATTGTGATGCTGATCATAGCCTTTGACATACCGGTCTATGTGGCCACACCGATGGCAGCCATTCTCAATATCTTTGTGGACCATCTGAAGCCGCGGGAGATAATGCCCATGTTCAGGACGGCTTTTGAGCCGGTCATTATCTTTAATACCATATTAATCATGATGTTTAAGGACATTATTACCTACACGGGGGTTATCCACGAACTGCCGGTATTTTTCGGAGGCCTGTCCATTCCGCTTCCCATGGTGTTTGCCCTTATATTTTTCTTCGGCACCATCATCAGCGGTTCCAATGCCATCATACCTCTGTGTATGCCCATGGCCATGGCGGCCATGCCCGAGGCGGGTGTTCCCCTGCTGGTGCTGCTTATGGGTTCTGCCTATGCGGCCATGCAGGTATCCCCTACCCATGTGTGCCTGTTCATTGCCGCGGAGTGCTTTAAGGTGGATATCGGCGCCCTGGTAAGGAGAAACATCCCCATGATTCTGGTGTTTTTCGCAGTCACGCTGGCATATACAGCTCTTTTGGGCGGGTTTTAGGGCCGTTGGTGCCGGAAATTGCGAAAAAAATAAAGAAATTCCTTGACAGAATTTTTTTGCATGTATATAATGATATGGCGTGCTGAAACACGTAATGTTTTCGTGCGCAAAAAGCTGATATACAGCAACCGCAGACAATATCACAGGAGGTGAAAAGAATGCCAACATTTAACCAGTTAGTGAGAAAGGGAAGACAGACCAGCGTTAAGAAGTCTACTGCACCTGCTCTGCAGAGGGGTTACAACTCCTTACAGAAGAAGGCTACAGAGGTTTCTGCTCCACAGAAGCGTGGTGTGTGTACAGCTGTTAAGACAGCTACCCCTAAGAAGCCTAACTCAGCACTCAGAAAGATTGCCAGAGTTCGTCTTTCCAATGGCATCGAAGTTACAAGCTACATTCCAGGAGAAGGCCACAACCTTCAGGAGCATAGTGTTGTACTGATCCGTGGAGGAAGAGTAAAGGATCTTCCGGGTACCAGATATCATATCGTAAGAGGTACACTGGATACAGCAGGTGTTGCGAACAGAAGGCAGGCCCGTTCCAAATACGGCGCTAAGAGGCCAAAAGAGAAGAAATAACTTAGTTAGACCGCAAATTTGATTTGTAGGAATTATGCCGGAATGATGATATTGACCTGTAGGTTGCAGGATTATATATTGTAGTACCGTGCATGAACGTGTGGAAGGTGCAGAGGAAAAACAGCAGCAGGAGGCACCATGCTCAGTGTCGCGCTGAAAGACGCGCTCGCTTCGCAGGTGTGCTTGATTGCTAAGCTCGTGAGAGACCTCGCTAAGCACTCAAAGCACGAGTACCTATGATCTAATGAAACGCTGTAAGGGATCTGCAGCGCAGGTCTTTACAGTTCTATTAAGGAGGGAAGTAACGTGCCACGTAAAGGACATACTCAGAAAAGAGACGTTCTGGCAGACCCAATCTACAATAACAAGGTTGTTACCAAGCTGATTAACAACATTATGTTAGATGGTAAGAAGGGTGTTGCGCAGAAAATTGTATACGGCGCTTTTGACCGTGTTGCGGAGACAACCGGCAAGGACGCTATGGAAGTTTTTGAAGAAGCAATGAACAACATCATGCCTGTTCTGGAAGTTAAGGCAAAACGTATCGGTGGAGCTACCTACCAGGTACCTATCGGGGTTAGGCCCGAGAGGAGACAGACACTGGCTCTTCGCTGGATTACCCTCTACTCCCGTAAGAGAGGCGAGAAGACCCAGAAGGACAGACTGGCAAATGAAATCATGGATGCTGCCAACAACACAGGTGCATCTGTAAAGAAGAAAGAAGACATGCACAAGATGGCAGAGGCAAACAAGGCATTTTCACATTTCCGTTTCTAATCTTTGGAATGTGTTTAACCTGTTTGATTATTTAAGGAGGAAAATCCCTTGGCTGGAAGAGAATATCCATTGGAGCGAACCAGGAATATCGGAATCATGGCCCATATCGATGCTGGTAAGACCACAACGACTGAGCGTATTCTGTATTACACTGGTGTAAACTATAAAATTGGCGATACCCATGAAGGTACTGCTACCATGGACTGGATGGCTCAGGAGCAGGAGAGAGGTATCACCATTACTTCCGCTGCAACCACTTGTCACTGGACCCTACAGGAAAACTGCAAGCCGAAGCCAGGTGCATTAGAGCATCGTATCAACATCATTGATACTCCAGGACACGTTGACTTCACTGTTGAGGTTGAGCGTTCCCTGCGTGTACTGGACGGCGCTGTGGGCGTGTTCTGTGCAAAGGGCGGTGTAGAGCCGCAGTCTGAGAACGTATGGCGTCAGGCAGACACCTACAACGTACCTCGTATGGCCTTCATTAACAAGATGGACATTCTGGGAGCGAATTTCTACGGCGCAGTAGACCAGATTAAGACCAGACTTGGCAAGAATGCAATCTGCATTCAGCTGCCAGTCGGTAAGGAAGATGATTTCAAAGGAATCGTTGACCTGTTTGAAATGAAAGCCTACATCTATAATGATGATAAGGGCGACGATATATCCATCATTGATATCCCTGAGGATATGAAGGATGATGCCGAGTTATACCGTTCCGAGTTAGTAGAGAAAATCTGCGAGCTGGATGACGATTTAATGATGGCATATCTGGAGGGCGAGGAGCCCAGCAATGATGACCTTAAGAAAGCCTTAAGGAAAGCTACCTGCGAGTGTGCCGCTATTCCGGTATGCTGCGGTACTGCTTACAGAAATAAGGGCATTCAGAAGTTGCTGGATGCAGTTATTGAATTTATGCCTTCACCGTTAGATATCCCTTCTATTAAGGGTACTGACCTGGACGGCAACGAGGTTGAGCGTCATTCCTCTGATGATGAGCCCTTTGCAGCTCTTGCATTCAAAATCATGACCGACCCATTTGTTGGTAAGCTTGCATTCTTCCGCGTGTATTCAGGAAGCCTGAACTCCGGTTCCTACGTACTGAACGCAACCAAGGGCAAGAAGGAGCGTGTAGGACGTATTCTTCAGATGCATGCCAACAAGAGAAACGAGCTGGATAAGGTTTACTCCGGTGACATCGCGGCAGCAGTTGGATTTAAGGTGACTTCCACCGGCGATACCATCTGTGATGAAAAGAATCCGGTTATCCTGGAGTCCATGGAATTCCCGGAGCCGGTTATCGATATTGCTATCGAGCCTAAGACCAAGGCAAGCCAGGATAAGATGGGCGACGCGCTGGTTAAGCTGGCTGAGGAGGACCCAACCTTCCGCGTACGTACAGATGAGGAGACTGGCCAGACCATTATCTCCGGCATGGGCGAGCTTCACCTGGACATTATTGTTGACCGTCTGCTGCGTGAGTTCAACGTTGAGGCAAACGTAGGCGCGCCTCAGGTTGCTTACAAGGAGACATTTACAAAGGCTGTTGACGTTGACAGCAAGTATGCGAAGCAGTCCGGCGGACGTGGACAGTACGGTCACTGTAAGGTTCACTTCACGCCAATGGAAGCAAACGCGGAAGAAACCTTCAAGTTCACTTCCTCCGTTGTGGGCGGTGCCATTCCGAAGGAATACATCCCTGCTGTCGGAGAAGGTATCGAGGAAGCATGCAAGACCGGTATCCTCGGCGGATTCCCAGTGCTGGGCGTTCATGCCGATGTATACGACGGTTCTTACCATGAGGTTGACTCCTCTGAGATGGCATTCCACATTGCCGGTTCCATGGCATTCAAGGAAGCTATGCAAAAGGGCAACCCAATCCTGCTTGAGCCTATCATGAAGGTTGAAGTAACCATGCCGGAAGAGTACATGGGAGATGTTATCGGTGATATCAACTCTCGCCGTGGACGCATCGAGGGTATGGAAGACATCGGCGGCGGCAAGATGGTAAAAGCATATGTACCGCTGTCAGAAATGTTCGGTTATTCTACGGATCTCCGTTCCAGAACACAGGGACGTGGTAACTA is a window of Enterocloster clostridioformis DNA encoding:
- a CDS encoding MalY/PatB family protein — its product is MKYDFITAPNRRNSGSSKWEGMKGLNPNVPESVVPLSVADMELKNPPEIMEGLKEYLDQAVLGYPCGTDSFYEAVESWTRRRYGWETKREWLITTPGIVNAFHQAVLAYTEPGDGVILLTPVYYPFSFAVRRNDRKEVRCPLVNINGRYEIDYELLEEMAGKPENKLIIFCSPHNPVGRVWTRDELERVGRICIDNHVFIVSDEIHCDLIMPGYEHTVMANISSELEAHTMTCIAPSKTFNLAGMQSSCIFIPDEEKRGIYMTQLLYTAQSNRLNVLGYKSTELAYTRCDGWLEECIQLLVRNRKAVEDFIDKELPWVKVTPLEGTYLMWLDCRQLGIDYKELERINVEEAYFFTDEGYIFGPEGEGFERINIACPTEVLTDALKRMAAAYKKHMKL
- the fusA gene encoding elongation factor G: MAGREYPLERTRNIGIMAHIDAGKTTTTERILYYTGVNYKIGDTHEGTATMDWMAQEQERGITITSAATTCHWTLQENCKPKPGALEHRINIIDTPGHVDFTVEVERSLRVLDGAVGVFCAKGGVEPQSENVWRQADTYNVPRMAFINKMDILGANFYGAVDQIKTRLGKNAICIQLPVGKEDDFKGIVDLFEMKAYIYNDDKGDDISIIDIPEDMKDDAELYRSELVEKICELDDDLMMAYLEGEEPSNDDLKKALRKATCECAAIPVCCGTAYRNKGIQKLLDAVIEFMPSPLDIPSIKGTDLDGNEVERHSSDDEPFAALAFKIMTDPFVGKLAFFRVYSGSLNSGSYVLNATKGKKERVGRILQMHANKRNELDKVYSGDIAAAVGFKVTSTGDTICDEKNPVILESMEFPEPVIDIAIEPKTKASQDKMGDALVKLAEEDPTFRVRTDEETGQTIISGMGELHLDIIVDRLLREFNVEANVGAPQVAYKETFTKAVDVDSKYAKQSGGRGQYGHCKVHFTPMEANAEETFKFTSSVVGGAIPKEYIPAVGEGIEEACKTGILGGFPVLGVHADVYDGSYHEVDSSEMAFHIAGSMAFKEAMQKGNPILLEPIMKVEVTMPEEYMGDVIGDINSRRGRIEGMEDIGGGKMVKAYVPLSEMFGYSTDLRSRTQGRGNYSMFFEKYEPVPKNVQEKVLSDHKK
- a CDS encoding redoxin domain-containing protein is translated as MARLQQGNRMPDFKFCAPYAGEDSVRGLMEDGAYNRFAFIFLRYYGCTLCQYDMHRYTEKYSEITAGGGSFCVVLQSSPETVRRELGENVLPYTVICDPERRLYEALEIRPAADSSQLMGGDTQAKAAEARKWFTHKEYEGEELQMPAVFVVDRELRLTYVRYGVNAGDVPGPEELKELLEMRAERETR
- the rpsL gene encoding 30S ribosomal protein S12, encoding MPTFNQLVRKGRQTSVKKSTAPALQRGYNSLQKKATEVSAPQKRGVCTAVKTATPKKPNSALRKIARVRLSNGIEVTSYIPGEGHNLQEHSVVLIRGGRVKDLPGTRYHIVRGTLDTAGVANRRQARSKYGAKRPKEKK
- a CDS encoding DUF401 family protein produces the protein MNILIMKLCLVFAVIIAILWMKRPLFWAISGGLAAALILYGVHVSDALSIMGRSLVSRDTVTVVLSFYFITFQQRMLERRNRLKQAEQSLNWLFNNRRVNASAAPAVIGLLPSAGAMTICAEIVRSSCQDYLSNEDMTCVTSFYRHIPESFLPTYSSILIALAVSGVGAGEFVPAMLPLVAALFFIGHIFYLRKVPRSTGQKPEGGRKKAAAMLFKSLWSILLIVMLIIAFDIPVYVATPMAAILNIFVDHLKPREIMPMFRTAFEPVIIFNTILIMMFKDIITYTGVIHELPVFFGGLSIPLPMVFALIFFFGTIISGSNAIIPLCMPMAMAAMPEAGVPLLVLLMGSAYAAMQVSPTHVCLFIAAECFKVDIGALVRRNIPMILVFFAVTLAYTALLGGF
- the rpsG gene encoding 30S ribosomal protein S7, translating into MPRKGHTQKRDVLADPIYNNKVVTKLINNIMLDGKKGVAQKIVYGAFDRVAETTGKDAMEVFEEAMNNIMPVLEVKAKRIGGATYQVPIGVRPERRQTLALRWITLYSRKRGEKTQKDRLANEIMDAANNTGASVKKKEDMHKMAEANKAFSHFRF
- a CDS encoding APC family permease, with the protein product MAERQESRLKRNLTFWNLMGVAIGQIIGAGIMTMTGTAIGMTGTGVALAFMISPVLTLITDFPQGILSSCAPAVGGPYKYVSRLLDKRFGFLYIVLFIISSSTLSLYALSFASYFVSLFTGMSQIFIAAVILTVLFVVNIIGTKQAAVVNTIICAVMTGAILAFAAFGLPKADFPYIFQTGHLFYKGIPNFMAALALLSFATGGASVICQLGGEAENPGRDIPLVMIISTVLVGIMYVLVALVAVGVFPIDKVADQNLTIVAFEVLPRPVYYVFVIGAALGATSSTLNAQLSWVTKPLIVACEDGLLPQSLATVTERGVAWKILTVFYVLGMGPILTGFDLGFISKLSTSVSLLQKVLVLASLWFLASKYPQCAGRTKLKIPVSLYKPWSVFGAVTAVVLASSLLASMPKQSVALLLGLLAVSWVYACAGLKKKEIPQDLDVDYIGGDQKKKEPEK